In Festucalex cinctus isolate MCC-2025b chromosome 9, RoL_Fcin_1.0, whole genome shotgun sequence, the DNA window tttatgggtttttgacccaactttctaggttgttttatacaacatgaccctacttattttattttttattttatttttttaaactacacccaagtaaaggatctgaccaatatttGAGTTGCGTTTCCACTAAAAGACCCATTTCTTGACTCACTGTAGAGGatcagtccatttttgacccaactgtttttagcgGCGCATGTTTGTCACAACAGTCTgtgcattatttattcatttatttatgacatttctttctgtatttattttcattctggAGGTGGCCACAAATGGCCATCAGTCAGGTTTTGAGTCGGCGTTCATTTAGTGACGGGATTGTTTGTGTTGGCGAAATGACGACACCTGCTTGCTGAAAGGGCGTCTTTCCAATGTTTGTGGGTGGTGGCAGCTGTCATTACAGGAGGAGCTTGTTAAAAATCACAATCGTCAACCCCCACCAATGTGGACCAACTGTGCGGGCCCCCCTCCGCATGCTCCCTTGTTCCCCTGACCACACACGCAtcgccccccctccccccatccCCCAAATTCTCAGAATTAAATTTGAGATTGGCAGAATGTCTTCATCAGCtgtcacttttcttttctttttatgtgcaCTTTATATGACTTTGCGGCTCTAATCTTCATCCAAGGGTCCCTAAATTTTGCCACGTGGACTGATTTCATGATGATATCGTGTTTTTGTAGCGCGCTACTCGTAGCAACAAGATAAAACACGATGACGTGTGGGTGTAAATGCGCTTTTTATTTACAAAGCCAATCGGGAGACAGCGAGTTTGAAGTTACAATAACTAGATTTGAGGGAGGCTCGAGATAAAAGAATGAAAGCGATGGTGTGGAAACACATTTGAGCATTGATTCATATGGACATCAAGGATATAGAATGAATGCTCAAAAGGTTTTCCATATGGGTGGCAGGGGGTTTAAGATAACAGTTTGGGCCGGgaccggaaaaaaaaacaaagttcagTCATGATACATTTGGAAGATGCAGCTTTTGATGACGCCCATGTATCTGTCCCACACAACTTGATGTCTGATATGCAAAAGAAGAGACAGAAAGAGAGACAAGgggacacacgcgcacacacacacacacacacacacacacacacacacagacagacacagGAATCAACCTAAGTGCAAATCTCAAGAAAAAGTCAGATTTGAATAGCAATGcaacaggttttgtttttttctctgttttcgAGCGCGTTAGAGGTGCGAGTGCGTCGAGGTGCACTGCAGGCCTGAGCCGGATTCCATTTTGGAATGTTGACATGAAAAACAAGGTTCAGCGGCGCCTCCAAAGTTGAATGAGGTCGTACGATTCGAAATTCAACCAAAGTCTTTGTGAGACCAGAGCAAATTAGCTCTGTGACCAATGCAACTTAAATGCCATTAAGAAAACACCACAACTTTACTCATTATGTatgcatttgaaaataaatgtgttacATAAAACTTAATTCAAACAGTCATTGTGGTACCAAATTGAGCCTCAACATGCTGGGCAGTGCTGAACTCTGCTGAGACATGCGGCATCATGAAGAGcaagaagaggcagagaaggtcccctccccctccatggaggaccaaaactgccaaaattcaaaataaataaatgactaaataaataaataatatacatatacatatatatatatataaatatatatatatatatatatatataaatatatatatatatatatatatatatatatatatatatatatatatacatacatatatatatatatacatatatatatatatatatacatatatatatatatatatatacatacatatatatatacatacatatatatatatacatacatatatatatatacatacatatatatatatatacacatatatatatatatatatatatatatatatacatacatatatatatacatacatatatatatatacatacatatatatacatatatatatacacatacatatatatacatatatatatatatatacacatacatatatatatacatatatatatacatatatatatacatacatacatatatatatacacatatatatatatacatacatacatatatacatacatacatatatacatacatacatacatatatatatatatatatatatatatatatacacacacatacatatatatatatatatatatatatatatatatatacacacacatacatatatatatatatatatatatatatatatatacacacacatacatatatatatatatatatatatatatatatatatatatatacacacacatacatatatatatatatatatatatatatatatatatatatatatatatatatatatatatacatacatatacatatatacatacatatacatatatatatatatatatatatacacatacatacatacatatatatatatatacatacatacatacatatatacatacatacatatatatatatatatatatatatatatatatatatatatatatatatatatatatacacatacatatatatatatatatatatatatatatatacacatacatacatacatatatatatatacatacatatatatatatatacatatatatatatatatatatatatatatatatatatatatatatatatacacatacatacatacatatatatatatatatacatacatacatacatatatacatacatacatatatatatatatatacatacatacacatgtatatatatatatatatatatatgtatatatatatatatatatatatatatatatatatatatatatatatatatatatatacatacatacacatgtatatatatatatatatatgtatatatatatatatatatatatatatatatatatatatatacatacatatatctacacacacacacacacacacacatttgtatttaattttggaattatatttttttatatccatttttattttcactttattaatttttatttacttaattagttatttatttaatcttttttttttattttgaactttggcagttttggtcctccataatccCCCacccactagggatgtaacgataagcgcgatattgggataataaaactgccacattatcgtcgtcgtcgtcgtcatgttcacgatatttaaaagcaacacgtctattaagtcaggttgatttccatttgtgcagttgtagcaccctctggtggctagttttgtagtgcaatttaattttcattagggatgttttggcccttctctgtTTAAAATATACACTAATTGTtaaatgaaggggaacgtaatatgtctgtcaagtcaatatgtggaggaactcgatgtgtgcgtCCATtcacatcataataataaaacaacaaaaatataacgtaatgtacaaaagcacaatattgtgctttgttttagtatgacttttttttttttttttgtttttacaatattgtgaccttttatcaatatcgccaacctccccgcaatatcgtgataattattgagcttcatattgtgatatcgtattgtgccattttgatatcgttacatccctaccaccCACCCCCAATTATTTGCCGTAATTGCTGTCGCGTAAGCATTGCtgctctttgtgtgtgtgcgcgtgtgcgggtgtgtgtgtgtgggggggtgtgggtgtgagtgtgtgtgttagtAGCCATTAGAGTAGTGGCTCTCTGAAAGTTTTGTGGACACTAATTAGCTTGTTGATGTTGATGCGGTTTGCATCATGCGTGTGATAGCGTGATTGTGATAGCGGAACCCCCCCTCATGTTAATAGTGGAGATCTGCACATAATTGACTCCCATTAtaatttgattgaaaaataaatgtgttttaacgCAAATAATTCTTGAATGAGTGTGGAGATGCCACCAATAAACGTTTTTCAGGAACTCCATGGGCCATGGGGGGGGTCGGGGGGCAATGAAAGATATCTCAGAAATTTACCCTGCACAATAGAGTGGTTCTACAACGTATACCTTGTGACAGAAAGGCCGCTCGTTCAACTACTTCATCATTTCTTTTTGAGCAAAAAATGTGAGCAACTTGTAGGTGGTCAGTGTTCCAGAGTGGCCAACCTTTTATCTTGCACTGCAAACCAGTTGAAGGAATGAGGGATGAGACGGGCTGACGCACAACTTGATGGCTAAGCGCCAAATGGCAGAGCCAGAGTGTTTATCTGACTTTTGTTTAGCTGACCAAAGTAGTCTTGTTTTAATGGTGGGTCGCCTGGGAGGGGGTTAAGACAAGCCTGGTGGGCTCGTTGCCACAGTTGGATGGCGAAATGGAAGAACTTTTttaagcgatttttttttaatttattaattttttattattatttttttaatgggtttGTATGGCGTTGCCTATAGGCAACAATTCCCAATTTCAAGTTGTGCGCCTTCAGTGTAGTACCATGTTTTGCCACAAGCTTCTGGGGCAGCACTGAGCAAAGATGGTTTGGTTTAAAAACGGTTTAGCTGTACGTGCTGCTGCTCTGTTTACGCTATTGTAGCAGTTGTCTGACTGTTAAGAACAACCGCAACACTGATGCTAATTTCGGTTAACCTGACTTTTATTTtcagtcatttttaaaatacttaatagcttttcatttgctttttttttttttagggagtcAACCCcccatttttcatgtaaaatgtttattGTAGGTACATCTCCACGTaagaattacttttttttttttttttttttcttactaccATTATGACGGGTATCAATTATTCACAGCTTTTCGCTATTCAGTCTCTACCCCACGCTATTTGCGGGGGTGGACTATACTTTAAAAAGGTACTATTCATATCATTTAATTACAAATGCTACTAAGTAAAATGTTACAATTGTGTTCTGGTAAGTTTAAAGATGTTTAAAATGTGTGGAAGGGCACATCTATTTAAaacgggatttatttatttttttaaatgtacactgTAATCTCtatactagtgttaattttgtctgccagttttaaatttagtcttagttttagtccaaATTCAGTCACGCCTGTTATTTTTTATCAGTTAGTTAAcctcatcacatttttatttagtccatttttagtagactataaatctagcattttagtttttattttagtccaagaaaacctaattttatttgtctagttttagtcaacgaaaactgtcaatttagtctcgttttagtcagaacaatcattttacccttatattttttttgtcagcagatttattgaaccttttcgaATCATACTATTTCACGTAAAAAatgctcatctttttgatgaaaaacaacttaacACACAATTActgtggctactatggctccatgctatgagcctGTTAGCCAGAATTAGTTAGCAgtcacattaacattattgtttgaacgttatagccgttggattaatattaaattgtaactataattatttatttatttatttattttttaaacctttcaccgtgaatccatctcctgtctgtcccatgtgtttgtgctgtatGTCACATGACCGTGGCACAGACAGAcgtgacaagattttacaaaatcatgtaattttcatctcgtttttgttcatgaactacaatgtccatagattttagttcataaaaatgaactaagtgaaggacatttttacctcgtcttcattcgtcgacgaaaatgcatactgatttagtcccacttattgtttattaatgagggttttaatctagtctagttttagtccggtgaaaaacatgttgacaaaattatttttgttgatgaaattaacactattcTCTACATGACAGTGGGTCTGACACTCATCCCATTATACTCACTTGAAGGTGTCCAGTATGTGCGCCGAGTTGCTGTAGTGAGTCAGGTAGAGCCTCGTATCCGCCGCTGTCCATCGGTCTGAGCGACACGGCTCAATAAACTGAGGGGAGAAGGGAGGTGGTGGTTACATCATGCGGATTCCGTCCTGATTTTGTCCATccttggaaataaaaacaaaacaacaacaacaaaaacctacACACCTTCTCCACAAGGTCGATGAAGAAATCACGGACATCTTTGGTGTTGGTTAACTTGGCGGCGATGTTCACAAGGCCTCTGGAAAGATTCTGCCAAGAGGAAAAATGATTCATTTGCATAGCGGAAAGGCCAGGGTTCCACGAGTCAAAATATTTGGAAGTGGAGCAAAACCTTGGAAAGAAATAAAGTCAAGTCGTGCAACAACCCAAAGACAAAAACTTGATCAGTTGATAACGACTGTTACAGAAGCAAACTAGATGTTGATTTGTcagtcccagttgaagtttgttagcttaatgctaacataggcTAACAGTtgacacaagatggcaccaaagcaaaACTTTCATTTTCCAGCGTATATTaggttgaattaaaaataaatgtgtgagTGGAAAACAGTGAACATGCAGATGATTATCATGCTTGGAAAAATGAGAATCATTACCATACATGTTCATTGAAAGCATAATAATGAGAACTGTTCTTAACATAAATTTCTCACCTTGAAATTGGCCTCCATCTCAGGAAAAGCTCTCGTTTTCCCCCTGAGAGCTGTGCAGACAAGACTGGAGACAAAAGAAAGAACTTGAGGCCGATCTACTTGGATTTTTTGGATTCACTGTTCAGCAGCaaaggtgtttgttttgttcgacCTTTTGTGTTGATCCAGTAGATCCTTGTCGGAGATTAAAATCTTAAGTTCCTTCAGGTCTTGGAGGAATTCTTTGTCCAGATCCACATCCATGTCTTCCACCATGTTATCTAGAATGAATAACTGAGGTTTTATCATTTAGAATTGATTTTATTACCACTAATTAACATGCTATTTaggaaatatccatccatcaattatctgaacacaaaataaatgttaattatttacaattaattaaacagCTACTCCTTTTGtagattattatatatttaaaacattGTTATTGACAGGCGGGACATTTCTCTTCCTTTTGGGGGATCCTGGCGACCTCTGGTGGCCAACAGGTAGATGCAGGAACTACTACTAATGTGCCAAAAGGCTTTTGACACCAGCCAAGAGACTTATGTTTGCATTGCCATTTGTTAGGGGGCAGGctgacttgggaaaaaaaataaaagatgctgAGGTCACTTTGAAGTTAATCAAAACAAATACTCAGcttgtttatgcaaaaaaaaaaaatatgggtcacttgtatctcagGGCACCACTGTATAAGAGTGTGTTCACATGGgaaatatttagcattttagttCGGAAATTTGGTTTGTCCTGGATGTGCGTTGAAAGTAAGGCAGCCAATGATAATGCCTTAATGACATTACGCAGTCTCACGTTAATCCAGGGATGCCTTTTATCTCAAGCAAACAGAAATCAGTCTCTCACCAACAGCTCCAACTGTCCAGTTGTTGATAAGCTGCCCGGCGCAGAAAGCAAAATCCTGGAACGTGAGATACTGCAGCTTTCTCTTCCCCGTCTCAAAGCGATTGTTGGCAAAGAACACAATGGCCGCATAATCCCTGAAACGGGCCAAGAAGGCATTTAGCTAGCGCGCCGTTGTTTTCCTTGGCGCCAGTATCCTGGATAACAGGAGTTAGTTAAAAACATCACAGTGCTGTGAAACcaggcacacacaaaaaaggaacATTTAGCAATGCTTCAGTTCATAAAGTCAAGGCCTTCGAGGAGGCTCGTTACCTTCCAAGCTTGTCAGAGAGAAGGAAATGCTGACGTATGTTCTCCACTAGAGGGCCCTTTAGCTCTTCCACCACTTTAAAAACGCGCTTGAAGTTGTCAAACTGCAATCATACAAAAAACATATGAAAATTGGACTTCTTAAAAAGGGCTGAAGTTCTTTGcacatttaaataaaagaaaGTTTGACCCCATTTACTAAGACACCTGGGAGTTATTTTGACGTGTGGAAAGAATTGCATAATATGAGGGACATTTTAAACGCCGTGGAAttgttttcatcttcaacaaacgagtgacagcagagcaaaagtGATAATTAGCATTTTTACCTGCCGTCTGCAGCTTTTCAGCGTCACACCCGTCTTGGTGCTGATGTCATCCAAGTCTTTCTTGGTTCCTTTTGAGAGTTTCTTGCCCAGGACTTCGCGCACAAATGCGGCATCAAAGTCGTAGTATCTTAAattaggaaacaaaaaaaagagaggctaAAGTTAGACTGAACCACATcatagaaacaaaaataaagggagcaatattaactaaaaaaaaaaaaaaagaagaaaaaaaaaggacaaagcaATTGTAAATtcctcaaaacaaaatgttcataaatgaggcacaataaaaacatacagcagAAATTAAACGCCCCAAAAGCTTGGATTGCTagctattttttgtaataaataaataacaaggtGCCCTCAATTTATGACAGGGTTACAGTCCTATGGTGCCAAATGACAAACTTGTACACAAGTTGGAACATGCCCAATCTATCACTAACCTATGCTAGCGCTAGCGCAGTAGTAAAACCATAATTCCATAAATATAaatcacaaacaaatgaaaaaaataagtacagctgcaagggcggcacggtagatgagtggttagcacgtccgcctcccagttctgaggactcgggttcgagtccaggctccggccttcctgggtggagtttgcatgttctccccgtgcccacgtgggtcttctccgggtactccggtctcctcccacattccaaagacatgcatggcaggttaattgggcgctctgaattgtccataggtgtgtttgtgagtgtggatgggtgttcgtctctgtgtgccctccgattggctggcaaccagtgcaGGGTGTACCcgacctactgcccaaagccagctgagataggctccagcaccccccgcgacccttgtgaggataaaacagtcaagaaaatggatggatggatacagctGTAAGTGAGCATGCATTCTCATG includes these proteins:
- the fibpa gene encoding fibroblast growth factor (acidic) intracellular binding protein a isoform X2, whose protein sequence is MAVELDVFVGNTTIMDEEVYQLWLDGYTVNDAVKVRMEGGVLDECEASADVLLSDTMDQYRTFQMCERLLHSPSKLANQLLFQIPPHRQAMLIERYYDFDAAFVREVLGKKLSKGTKKDLDDISTKTGVTLKSCRRQFDNFKRVFKVVEELKGPLVENIRQHFLLSDKLGRDYAAIVFFANNRFETGKRKLQYLTFQDFAFCAGQLINNWTVGAVDNMVEDMDVDLDKEFLQDLKELKILISDKDLLDQHKSLVCTALRGKTRAFPEMEANFKNLSRGLVNIAAKLTNTKDVRDFFIDLVEKFIEPCRSDRWTAADTRLYLTHYSNSAHILDTFKHQVVWDRYMGVIKSCIFQMYHD
- the fibpa gene encoding fibroblast growth factor (acidic) intracellular binding protein a isoform X1; translated protein: MAVELDVFVGNTTIMDEEVYQLWLDGYTVNDAVKVRMEGGVLDECEASADVLLSDTMDQYRTFQMCERLLHSPSKLANQLLFQIPPHRQAMLIERYYDFDAAFVREVLGKKLSKGTKKDLDDISTKTGVTLKSCRRQFDNFKRVFKVVEELKGPLVENIRQHFLLSDKLGRDYAAIVFFANNRFETGKRKLQYLTFQDFAFCAGQLINNWTVGAVDNMVEDMDVDLDKEFLQDLKELKILISDKDLLDQHKSLVCTALRGKTRAFPEMEANFKNLSRGLVNIAAKLTNTKDVRDFFIDLVEKFIEPCRSDRWTAADTRLYLTHYSNSAHILDTFKCRVTAPAIQKVNRLIVVCVRVCAHVCSSLTRLVCRGRVCQ